TCATTTATTTGGCGGTGAGGGGAAAATGATAAAAGCGACCCAAGGGGGTAAGTTTTCACCCACCCAGCAAATCCCCAGATATATCAGAATGCATAAGGCGGGCATCATATCAGTTGACGAAATAATTACGCACAGGATGAGCCTGAATGAAATAAATGAGGCTGTTGATTTGGTCAGGTCGGGTCAGGCAAGCAGAATACTCATAGAAATGTAAGGCGATGAAATCGGATTTTTTGCAAGCATACAAAACAATGCTCCTCATGCGGCTGGCGGAACAAGAGATCGCCAATCTGTATCTACAAAACAAAATTATGAGTTTTGTGCATTTTTATGTTGGACAAGAAGCTGTGGCTGTCGGGGTGTGTGACGCTCTAAAAAAAGATGATAAGGTTTTGGGCAATCATCGCTCTCATGGGCATTATTTGGCCAAGGGAGGAGATTTGAAGAAAATGATTTGTGAGCTCTTAGGAAAAGAAAATGGTCTTGCTCACGGTAAAGGAGGTTCTATGCACATGATCGATAAGTCGGTAAATTTTGTCGGCACAACACCGATTTTAGGCAGTGTCGTGCCGTTATCCTGTGGTAGCGCCTTTGAGCAGAAATACAGTAAAAAAAATGACGTAACGGTAGCGTTCTTTGGCGACGGTGCTTTTGAAGAAGGGATAGTGTATGAAACCCTCAATCTCGCCGCTCTTTTTAAGTTACCGCTTTTGTTTGTGGTTGAAAATAATTTGTTCGCCGTTAATTCGAAATTGAATGACAGAAGGTCTCCAAATTACGATATT
This genomic window from bacterium contains:
- a CDS encoding thiamine pyrophosphate-dependent dehydrogenase E1 component subunit alpha, whose amino-acid sequence is MKSDFLQAYKTMLLMRLAEQEIANLYLQNKIMSFVHFYVGQEAVAVGVCDALKKDDKVLGNHRSHGHYLAKGGDLKKMICELLGKENGLAHGKGGSMHMIDKSVNFVGTTPILGSVVPLSCGSAFEQKYSKKNDVTVAFFGDGAFEEGIVYETLNLAALFKLPLLFVVENNLFAVNSKLNDRRSPNYDIEKIVTGFGVKYVRADGNDYQDVSKKAKNLVEEVRTGVPVVLECITYRHMAHSAPIFDEGYREEDVLEKRQEKDPIKKIKQVLLESGMSEKELSDVEDDIKKNVLESIKFAMDSKYPPKESLYTNLYA